Part of the Chitinophagales bacterium genome is shown below.
CTTCACGAATTACAACAGCACAAAAAGTACACAACTCACACACAATGCGAATTGCTGCCTGTTGTTTTTCTGGAAAGAACTGGAACGGCAGGTGCGGATCAACGGCACGGCTGAAAAAATTTCCATGAAAGAAAGCATTGACTACTTCGACAGCCGGCCTGAAGGAAGCAAGATCGGCGCATGGGCATCGCCGCAAAGCATGGTGGTGGCAGGGCAGTCATGGCTGAAAGAAACTTTTCAGTATTACGCCGAGCGGTTTAAACATGGGAAAATTCCCAAGCCGCCGCATTGGGGTGGATACCGTGTGAAACCTGTTGCTGTTGAATTCTGGCAAGGCAGGCCAAGCCGCATGCATGACAGAATTGTCTATAAAAAAACCGATCAGGGAGACTGGAAAACAGAACGCCTCGCGCCGTAATTCAAGTTAGAAGATATCTCAAAGTTCCTTGAGTCATCCTGTCGCGATTGATCGAAATCAGGATCTCTTCAATTCATTGGCAGATGCCGAAATAAATCCG
Proteins encoded:
- the pdxH gene encoding pyridoxamine 5'-phosphate oxidase, coding for MKPEEISQLRKEYALNTLQEEDMAATPFLQFQKWWNEAEKSAIEEMNAMTLATGTAEGWVDARIVLLKAYDENGFVFFTNYNSTKSTQLTHNANCCLLFFWKELERQVRINGTAEKISMKESIDYFDSRPEGSKIGAWASPQSMVVAGQSWLKETFQYYAERFKHGKIPKPPHWGGYRVKPVAVEFWQGRPSRMHDRIVYKKTDQGDWKTERLAP